From one Gracilibacillus salinarum genomic stretch:
- the pnpS gene encoding two-component system histidine kinase PnpS, with protein MNTKNKVNLFYRYILMIASVFILIGIIIIPLTSDEEQLFVLFSLIIGFIILLVLIYHMFENYVRPIRASINVTNELVKGNYNARTYVKPSGEAQQLSSAINVLARNLQEMSIQEKMQGSQWKTVMNNMESGLMLIDERGYVHLINRKFIHLFGKKSVDFLGYLYYDVLDDQIIHKVVQETFLYEEKMTGNITLMIDGKKHYVEVTGAPVINDVKDLKGAVLVFHDISDLKRVEEMRKDFVANVSHELKTPITSIRGFAETLLEDDMADEEIRKQFLNIILKESTRLQSLIHDLLELSKIEKEEMKLSLKLIEVDSWMQSSLTLIEQQAQKKSLLFTKEVERGITFYGDPDRLQQVILNLMYNAINYTGEGGRVILRVAETQSDVVIEVEDTGVGIPEDARSRIFERFYRVDRARSRNTGGTGLGLAIVKHIVEVHQGTIAVTSEVGKGSCFTVKLPKKL; from the coding sequence ATGAACACGAAAAATAAAGTGAATTTGTTTTACCGGTACATATTAATGATCGCATCTGTTTTCATTCTAATCGGTATTATTATTATTCCTCTTACCTCGGATGAGGAGCAGTTGTTTGTATTATTTTCTTTAATAATAGGGTTTATCATATTACTGGTATTGATTTATCATATGTTTGAAAATTATGTTCGGCCAATTCGTGCTTCGATAAATGTAACAAATGAGCTTGTAAAAGGAAATTATAATGCACGTACATATGTAAAGCCATCCGGTGAAGCACAGCAGCTTAGCAGTGCAATTAATGTATTGGCAAGAAATTTACAAGAGATGTCGATTCAGGAGAAAATGCAAGGTAGTCAATGGAAAACAGTAATGAACAACATGGAAAGTGGTCTAATGCTGATTGATGAAAGAGGTTATGTTCACTTAATCAATCGTAAATTTATCCACCTTTTTGGTAAGAAATCAGTGGACTTCTTAGGATATTTATATTATGACGTGCTCGATGATCAAATCATTCACAAAGTCGTCCAGGAAACGTTTCTGTATGAAGAAAAAATGACTGGTAATATAACATTAATGATCGACGGAAAAAAACATTATGTTGAAGTGACAGGTGCTCCAGTTATAAATGATGTAAAAGATTTAAAAGGTGCGGTCCTCGTATTTCACGATATCTCTGATTTGAAACGGGTAGAAGAAATGCGAAAAGATTTTGTTGCGAATGTATCGCATGAACTGAAAACACCGATAACGTCTATAAGGGGTTTTGCTGAAACACTTCTAGAGGACGATATGGCGGATGAAGAAATAAGGAAACAATTTCTAAACATCATATTAAAAGAGAGCACGCGTCTCCAATCTTTAATACATGATTTACTTGAACTTTCCAAAATTGAGAAAGAAGAAATGAAACTGTCTTTGAAGCTTATAGAAGTTGACAGCTGGATGCAAAGCAGTCTTACGCTGATTGAACAACAGGCTCAAAAAAAATCATTACTGTTCACCAAAGAAGTGGAACGGGGAATTACTTTTTATGGTGATCCAGATCGATTGCAGCAAGTTATACTGAACTTAATGTATAATGCGATTAATTATACTGGTGAAGGCGGCAGGGTGATATTGCGGGTTGCAGAAACGCAAAGTGATGTAGTGATAGAAGTAGAAGATACGGGAGTAGGAATACCTGAGGACGCGAGGTCACGTATTTTTGAAAGATTTTATCGGGTCGATCGTGCGCGCAGTCGAAACACAGGTGGCACGGGTCTAGGCTTAGCAATCGTCAAACATATCGTGGAAGTACACCAAGGCACGATCGCTGTTACCAGTGAAGTAGGAAAAGGCTCCTGTTTCACAGTTAAATTACCAAAAAAGTTGTGA
- the hflK gene encoding FtsH protease activity modulator HflK: protein MTLKQVYKWITIVIVIILLGLFAATSWYTVDESEQAVLITFGEAEEATTESGLHFKLPWPIQSVETLSKETFSLNFGYDPEQAEQANVVRMITGDENILQADLVVQWKIIEPSKYLFSSSDPEQILYNATSASLRSIIGSSTIDEALTDGKAEIENKVLDLLVSVMEDYEVGITIQDVKLQEVDLPNEEVRQAFMKVTDARETMNTKKNEADKYRNEIYEEALGEKDAIITRAEGDKIERVETARGNVAEFNALYEAYSSNPDVTRQRLVLETLDQVLPNANIYIMNDDGNTIKYLPIGENASKNTPPVTESSEDDTTEEENTNEQEENNNG, encoded by the coding sequence ATGACGTTAAAACAAGTATACAAATGGATTACTATTGTCATCGTTATTATATTGCTAGGCTTATTTGCAGCCACCAGCTGGTATACTGTCGATGAATCTGAACAGGCGGTATTAATTACATTTGGTGAAGCAGAAGAGGCTACGACAGAATCAGGGCTTCATTTTAAACTGCCATGGCCAATTCAATCTGTAGAAACACTTTCAAAGGAAACCTTCAGCTTGAATTTTGGTTATGATCCTGAGCAAGCAGAACAGGCGAATGTTGTCCGAATGATCACAGGCGACGAAAACATTCTTCAGGCTGATTTAGTTGTGCAATGGAAAATTATAGAACCTAGTAAATATCTATTTAGCTCAAGCGATCCTGAGCAGATTTTATACAATGCAACTTCTGCCTCGCTTCGCAGTATCATCGGGTCTTCCACCATTGATGAAGCGTTAACAGATGGAAAGGCAGAAATAGAAAATAAAGTACTCGACTTATTAGTATCTGTAATGGAAGATTATGAAGTTGGAATTACTATACAGGATGTGAAGCTGCAAGAAGTGGATTTACCTAATGAAGAGGTACGCCAAGCGTTTATGAAAGTAACAGACGCAAGAGAAACAATGAATACAAAGAAAAACGAAGCAGACAAATATCGAAATGAAATCTACGAAGAAGCATTAGGGGAAAAAGATGCGATTATTACGAGAGCAGAAGGGGATAAAATTGAACGGGTTGAAACAGCACGTGGTAATGTAGCAGAATTTAATGCTCTGTATGAAGCATACAGCAGTAATCCTGATGTCACCAGACAACGACTCGTATTAGAAACCTTGGATCAAGTGTTGCCAAATGCCAACATTTATATCATGAATGACGATGGTAATACAATTAAGTATTTACCTATTGGTGAAAATGCATCGAAAAATACACCACCTGTTACCGAGTCCTCAGAAGATGACACGACGGAAGAGGAAAATACGAATGAACAGGAGGAGAATAATAATGGTTGA
- the hflC gene encoding protease modulator HflC, translating to MVDDNNVFEMKKKSPKEIRRLVKIGLAVLVTVILIFLVFSSMFVAREGEYKVVRQFGEVVRIVDEPGLNFRVPLLQTVSTLPNKKLVYDVMEREINTLDKKRMIIDNYAIWEITDPASMIANAKTEMGAEARMGEFIFSVIRSELGSMEYDEIINDEGSTRGDLNKRVTEKVNELLVRDSYGIQVDDVRIKRTDLPEENEQSVFNRMISERESQAQQYLSQGEAEKSRISANAERDVTEMISKANAEAEQIRAEGELEASEMYNESFSQDEEFYQLYRTLESYKKTIDGETTIIIPQGSPYADILLGYTE from the coding sequence ATGGTTGATGATAACAATGTTTTTGAAATGAAGAAGAAATCGCCTAAAGAAATTAGACGATTAGTGAAGATAGGCTTGGCTGTATTGGTTACGGTTATTCTCATTTTCCTAGTGTTCAGTAGTATGTTTGTAGCGAGAGAAGGCGAATATAAAGTGGTGCGGCAGTTTGGTGAGGTAGTACGAATCGTGGATGAACCAGGCCTGAATTTCAGAGTGCCGCTGTTACAAACGGTATCAACATTACCAAACAAAAAATTAGTCTATGATGTAATGGAACGGGAAATTAATACGTTAGATAAAAAACGGATGATTATTGATAATTATGCGATATGGGAAATCACCGATCCGGCCTCGATGATCGCAAATGCTAAAACAGAAATGGGTGCCGAAGCAAGAATGGGTGAGTTTATCTTCTCTGTGATCCGTTCAGAATTAGGTTCAATGGAATACGATGAAATCATAAATGATGAAGGTAGTACAAGAGGAGACTTAAACAAAAGAGTAACTGAGAAAGTGAACGAATTACTAGTCAGAGATAGCTATGGCATACAAGTAGATGACGTTCGCATTAAACGGACTGATTTACCAGAGGAGAATGAGCAATCTGTCTTTAACCGGATGATTTCCGAACGTGAATCACAGGCACAGCAATACTTATCCCAAGGTGAAGCGGAAAAGAGTAGGATCAGTGCAAATGCAGAACGTGATGTAACAGAAATGATTTCAAAGGCGAATGCCGAAGCAGAACAAATTCGTGCAGAAGGCGAATTAGAAGCTTCCGAAATGTATAACGAATCATTCTCTCAGGACGAAGAATTTTATCAATTGTATCGAACGCTTGAATCCTACAAAAAAACGATAGACGGAGAAACGACCATTATTATTCCACAAGGATCGCCATACGCAGATATACTGTTAGGGTATACCGAATAA